From one Malus sylvestris chromosome 1, drMalSylv7.2, whole genome shotgun sequence genomic stretch:
- the LOC126623240 gene encoding elongator complex protein 4 isoform X3, with protein sequence MVMEDAEAPHHMLLLRSFMSQGLVHNQPLLYASPSKEPRQFLGTLPSPAVPKDDKSSHRDPDEEKGLRIAWQYKKYFGENQQSFDRDGKHEFCNEFDLRKPLERQFLSGKCIDCVSIQDSPNLITLHDRCATFLSQFSRSDGSISSVGRIAIQSFCAPQCEYTDMEWDMLSFLRSLRAMVRSSNAVAVVTFPPSLLLPSFSIRWQHMADTLLSVKAIPDEDKELEKLLTGYQDMVGLLNVHKVAQNNTQVPVILEATTYSMKLKRRRFMVLECLNQAPIDDSSGSSYGTSGSCSVSSKTGALDF encoded by the exons ATGGTGATGGAAGATGCAGAAGCACCCCATCATATGCTTTTGCTTAGGAGTTTTATGTCTCAAGGACTCGTCCACAACCAACCCCTTCTCTATGCAAGCCCATCCAAGGAACCCCGGCAATTTCTTGGTACTTTGCCTAGCCCAGCAGTACCCAAAGATGACAAGTCTAGTCATCGAGATCCTGATGAG GAGAAAGGGTTGAGGATAGCTTGGCAATATAAGAAGTATTTTGGTGAAAATCAACAGAGTTTTGATAGAG ATGGAAAACATGAGTTCTGCAATGAGTTTGACTTGCGGAAGCCCTTGGAAAGGCAATTTTTAAGCGGCAAGTGTATAGATTGCGTTAGCATTCAGGATTCTCCAAATCTGATTACCCTTCATGACCGTTGTGCAACCTTTTTATCTCAATTTTCAAG AAGTGATGGCAGCATTTCTTCTGTTGGTCGTATTGCAATTCAATCATTCTGTGCTCCACAGTGTGAATATACCGACATG GAATGGGACATGCTTTCCTTTCTTAGATCTCTAAGAGCCATGGTCAGATCTTCAAATGCAGTTGCTGTTGTGACATTTCCACCTAGTCTTCTTTTGCCATCCTTCTCTATAAGATGGCAGCACATGGCAGACACCTTGCTATCGGTCAAAGCAATTCCAG ACGAGGACAAGGAATTGGAAAAGCTCCTTACTGGTTACCAGGACATGGTAGGGCTTCTCAATGTGCACAAAGTAGCACAGAATAACACACAG GTTCCTGTGATCCTTGAGGCAACAACGTACTCAATGAAGTTGAAAAGGCGGAGGTTTATGGTTTTAGAATGTCTAAACCAAGCCCCAATCGATGATTCAAGTGGGAGTTCGTATGGCACTTCGGGTAGTTGTTCTGTCTCCTCCAAAACTGGGGCTCTTGATTTTTAA
- the LOC126623237 gene encoding probable mannitol dehydrogenase has translation MVMSAEQEHPKKAFGWAARDSSGIFSPFKFSRRETGEKDVMFKVLYCGICHSDLHMAKNDWGISTYPLVPGHEIVGVVTDVGSKVQKFNVGDKVGVGSMVGSCTSCENCTNNLENYCPEWIITFGAKYYDGTPTYGGYSDIMVANEHFVVRIPETLPLDGAAPLLCAGITTYSPLRYFGLDKPGMHVGVVGLGGLGHVAVKFAKAMGVKVTVISTSPNKKDEAIEHLCADSFLVIHDEDQMQAAMGTLDGIIDTVSAVHPLLPLIGLLKSHGKLVMVGAPEKPLELPVFPLLVGRKIVAGSGIGGMKETQEMIDFAAKHSITADIEVIPMDYVNIAMERLLKGDVRYRFVIDIGNTLKSTL, from the exons ATGGTGATGTCTGCAGAACAAGAACATCCCAAGAAAGCCTTTGGTTGGGCTGCCAGGGATTCATCTGGCATTTTCTCTCCCTTCAAATTCTCAAGAAG AGAAACGGGCGAGAAAGATGTGATGTTCAAAGTGTTATACTGTGGGATATGTCATTCGGACCTTCACATGGCCAAGAACGACTGGGGAATTTCTACCTATCCATTGGTTCCCGG ACATGAAATTGTTGGTGTAGTGACAGATGTAGGGAGCAAAGTACAAAAATTCAATGTCGGAGACAAGGTAGGTGTTGGAAGCATGGTGGGATCATGTACATCTTGTGAAAATTGTACCAACAATCTTGAAAATTACTGCCCCGAATGGATAATCACTTTTGGTGCCAAGTACTACGACGGAACCCCCACATATGGAGGTTACTCTGACATCATGGTCGCCAATGAGCACTTTGTAGTCCGTATCCCAGAAACCCTTCCCCTTGATGGAGCGGCTCCTCTCCTATGTGCGGGGATTACAACTTACAGCCCTTTGAGATATTTCGGACTTGACAAACCCGGTATGCATGTGGGTGTGGTGGGTTTAGGCGGTCTAGGCCATGTGGCTGTCAAGTTTGCTAAGGCTATGGGGGTTAAGGTGACTGTCATCAGTACCTCCCCTAATAAGAAGGATGAAGCAATTGAACATCTCTGTGCTGATTCGTTTTTGGTCATCCACGATGAAGATCAAATGCAG GCTGCCATGGGCACATTGGATGGTATCATTGACACGGTTTCTGCAGTCCACCCTCTATTGCCTTTGATTGGTTTGTTGAAGTCTCACGGAAAGCTAGTGATGGTTGGAGCACCAGAGAAGCCTCTTGAGCTTCCAGTTTTTCCTTTGCTCGTGG GAAGGAAGATAGTAGCTGGGAGTGGCATTGGGGGCATGAAGGAGACGCAAGAGATGATTGATTTCGCAGCCAAGCACAGCATAACAGCTGATATTGAGGTTATCCCAATGGATTATGTGAACATTGCCATGGAGCGCCTTCTTAAAGGAGATGTCAGATATCGATTTGTCATCGATATTGGAAACACATTGAAGTCTACCTTGTAG
- the LOC126623240 gene encoding elongator complex protein 4 isoform X2, producing the protein MSATKTRTSSFSRNFLAANSHQIPGLKHGPNGIMFISSGIPDLDRSLVMVMEDAEAPHHMLLLRSFMSQGLVHNQPLLYASPSKEPRQFLGTLPSPAVPKDDKSSHRDPDEEKGLRIAWQYKKYFGENQQSFDRDGKHEFCNEFDLRKPLERQFLSGKCIDCVSIQDSPNLITLHDRCATFLSQFSRSDGSISSVGRIAIQSFCAPQCEYTDMEWDMLSFLRSLRAMVRSSNAVAVVTFPPSLLLPSFSIRWQHMADTLLSVKAIPDEDKELEKLLTGYQDMVGLLNVHKVAQNNTQVPVILEATTYSMKLKRRRFMVLECLNQAPIDDSSGSSYGTSGSCSVSSKTGALDF; encoded by the exons ATGTCTGCAACCAAGACACGGACAAGTAGCTTCTCTCGGAACTTTCTGGCTGCAAACTCACACCAAATCCCTGGACTAAAGCATGGTCCCAATGGCATAATGTTTATTTCATCCGGGATACCAGACCTTGACA GAAGCCTAGTTATGGTGATGGAAGATGCAGAAGCACCCCATCATATGCTTTTGCTTAGGAGTTTTATGTCTCAAGGACTCGTCCACAACCAACCCCTTCTCTATGCAAGCCCATCCAAGGAACCCCGGCAATTTCTTGGTACTTTGCCTAGCCCAGCAGTACCCAAAGATGACAAGTCTAGTCATCGAGATCCTGATGAG GAGAAAGGGTTGAGGATAGCTTGGCAATATAAGAAGTATTTTGGTGAAAATCAACAGAGTTTTGATAGAG ATGGAAAACATGAGTTCTGCAATGAGTTTGACTTGCGGAAGCCCTTGGAAAGGCAATTTTTAAGCGGCAAGTGTATAGATTGCGTTAGCATTCAGGATTCTCCAAATCTGATTACCCTTCATGACCGTTGTGCAACCTTTTTATCTCAATTTTCAAG AAGTGATGGCAGCATTTCTTCTGTTGGTCGTATTGCAATTCAATCATTCTGTGCTCCACAGTGTGAATATACCGACATG GAATGGGACATGCTTTCCTTTCTTAGATCTCTAAGAGCCATGGTCAGATCTTCAAATGCAGTTGCTGTTGTGACATTTCCACCTAGTCTTCTTTTGCCATCCTTCTCTATAAGATGGCAGCACATGGCAGACACCTTGCTATCGGTCAAAGCAATTCCAG ACGAGGACAAGGAATTGGAAAAGCTCCTTACTGGTTACCAGGACATGGTAGGGCTTCTCAATGTGCACAAAGTAGCACAGAATAACACACAG GTTCCTGTGATCCTTGAGGCAACAACGTACTCAATGAAGTTGAAAAGGCGGAGGTTTATGGTTTTAGAATGTCTAAACCAAGCCCCAATCGATGATTCAAGTGGGAGTTCGTATGGCACTTCGGGTAGTTGTTCTGTCTCCTCCAAAACTGGGGCTCTTGATTTTTAA
- the LOC126623240 gene encoding elongator complex protein 4 isoform X1, whose protein sequence is MSATKTRTSSFSRNFLAANSHQIPGLKHGPNGIMFISSGIPDLDKILGGGFSLGSLVMVMEDAEAPHHMLLLRSFMSQGLVHNQPLLYASPSKEPRQFLGTLPSPAVPKDDKSSHRDPDEEKGLRIAWQYKKYFGENQQSFDRDGKHEFCNEFDLRKPLERQFLSGKCIDCVSIQDSPNLITLHDRCATFLSQFSRSDGSISSVGRIAIQSFCAPQCEYTDMEWDMLSFLRSLRAMVRSSNAVAVVTFPPSLLLPSFSIRWQHMADTLLSVKAIPDEDKELEKLLTGYQDMVGLLNVHKVAQNNTQVPVILEATTYSMKLKRRRFMVLECLNQAPIDDSSGSSYGTSGSCSVSSKTGALDF, encoded by the exons ATGTCTGCAACCAAGACACGGACAAGTAGCTTCTCTCGGAACTTTCTGGCTGCAAACTCACACCAAATCCCTGGACTAAAGCATGGTCCCAATGGCATAATGTTTATTTCATCCGGGATACCAGACCTTGACA AGATTTTAGGTGGTGGGTTTTCTCTAGGAAGCCTAGTTATGGTGATGGAAGATGCAGAAGCACCCCATCATATGCTTTTGCTTAGGAGTTTTATGTCTCAAGGACTCGTCCACAACCAACCCCTTCTCTATGCAAGCCCATCCAAGGAACCCCGGCAATTTCTTGGTACTTTGCCTAGCCCAGCAGTACCCAAAGATGACAAGTCTAGTCATCGAGATCCTGATGAG GAGAAAGGGTTGAGGATAGCTTGGCAATATAAGAAGTATTTTGGTGAAAATCAACAGAGTTTTGATAGAG ATGGAAAACATGAGTTCTGCAATGAGTTTGACTTGCGGAAGCCCTTGGAAAGGCAATTTTTAAGCGGCAAGTGTATAGATTGCGTTAGCATTCAGGATTCTCCAAATCTGATTACCCTTCATGACCGTTGTGCAACCTTTTTATCTCAATTTTCAAG AAGTGATGGCAGCATTTCTTCTGTTGGTCGTATTGCAATTCAATCATTCTGTGCTCCACAGTGTGAATATACCGACATG GAATGGGACATGCTTTCCTTTCTTAGATCTCTAAGAGCCATGGTCAGATCTTCAAATGCAGTTGCTGTTGTGACATTTCCACCTAGTCTTCTTTTGCCATCCTTCTCTATAAGATGGCAGCACATGGCAGACACCTTGCTATCGGTCAAAGCAATTCCAG ACGAGGACAAGGAATTGGAAAAGCTCCTTACTGGTTACCAGGACATGGTAGGGCTTCTCAATGTGCACAAAGTAGCACAGAATAACACACAG GTTCCTGTGATCCTTGAGGCAACAACGTACTCAATGAAGTTGAAAAGGCGGAGGTTTATGGTTTTAGAATGTCTAAACCAAGCCCCAATCGATGATTCAAGTGGGAGTTCGTATGGCACTTCGGGTAGTTGTTCTGTCTCCTCCAAAACTGGGGCTCTTGATTTTTAA